From the genome of Sphingobacterium sp. UGAL515B_05:
ATAGTTTTCTTTTGGCGCTCGCTTCTGTCGATAACGCTCTTTATCTGGGTGATTTTAATTTTTGCCATGATAATTAACCGTTAAATACTTTATTTAAATCGACACCGCGGTGTTGGGCTACTGTATATGCATCGCGCATGCTTGCTAAAGCTGTTACAGTTGCTTTTACCACGTTGTGTGGGTTGGAAGAACCTAATGATTTAGCCAATACGTCTTTGATACCAGCAGACTCCAATACTGCGCGCATTGCACCACCGGCTAAAACTCCTGTACCTGCGATAGCTGGTTTAACCAAAACTGAACCACCAGAATATTTACCATATTGCTCATGTGGAACAGTACCTTTGATAATAGGAACTTTCACCAAATTTTTCTTCGCGTCGTCAATACCTTTCGTGATTGCTTCTGTTACCTCTTTAGCTTTACCTAAACCGTAACCAACAATACCGTTTTCATCACCTACTACAACAATTGCAGAGAAGCTGAAAGTACGACCACCTTTAGTAACTTTAGCTACACGTTGGATACTTACTAAGCGATCTTTTAATTCAATTTCGCTTGATTTTACTCTTTTTATATTGCTTAATGCCATTTCTTTCTATGATTAAAAGTCTAAACCGCCTTCGCGAGCACCTTCAGCCAAAGATTTGATACGGCCATGGTATAAGTACCCATTACGGTCAAAAACTACTTTATTAATACCTGCTGCTAATGCTTTTTCAGCCACTAATTTACCTACAGCTTTAGATTGATCAACCTTGTTACCAGATGCAACAAACTCTTTTGACAAGCTAGATGCAGCAACTAATGTTTTACCTGCATTGTCGTCAATGATTTGCGCATAGATACCTTTGTTACTTCTAAAAACCGATAAACGTGGACGTTCAGACGTTCCAGCAAGGTTTTTTCTGATTCCTTTTTTGATTCTCTCTCTACGAGATGCTTTTTGTCCTGCCATGA
Proteins encoded in this window:
- the rplR gene encoding 50S ribosomal protein L18; protein product: MIIMAGQKASRRERIKKGIRKNLAGTSERPRLSVFRSNKGIYAQIIDDNAGKTLVAASSLSKEFVASGNKVDQSKAVGKLVAEKALAAGINKVVFDRNGYLYHGRIKSLAEGAREGGLDF
- the rpsE gene encoding 30S ribosomal protein S5; translation: MALSNIKRVKSSEIELKDRLVSIQRVAKVTKGGRTFSFSAIVVVGDENGIVGYGLGKAKEVTEAITKGIDDAKKNLVKVPIIKGTVPHEQYGKYSGGSVLVKPAIAGTGVLAGGAMRAVLESAGIKDVLAKSLGSSNPHNVVKATVTALASMRDAYTVAQHRGVDLNKVFNG